The following are from one region of the Mus caroli chromosome 13, CAROLI_EIJ_v1.1, whole genome shotgun sequence genome:
- the Med10 gene encoding mediator of RNA polymerase II transcription subunit 10 has protein sequence MWASGSRKRASPVDPESLGAEAAKRRAEPAMAEKFDHLEEHLEKFVENIRQLGIIVSDFQPSSQAGLSQKLNFIVTGLQDIDKCRQQLHDITVPLEVFEYIDQGRNPQLYTKECLERALAKNEQVKGKIDTMKKFKSLLIQELSKVFPEDMAKYRSIRGEDHPPS, from the exons ATGTGGGCTTCCGGAAGCCGGAAGCGGGCGAGCCCTGTGGACCCGGAGTCGCTGGGAGCTGAGGCTGCTAAGAGGCGGGCGGAGCCGGCGATGGCGGAGAAGTTTGACCATCTGGAGGAGCACCTGGAGAAGTTCGTGGAGAACATTCGGCAGCTCGGCATCATCGTCAGCGACTTCCAGCCCAGCAGCCAGGCGGGGCTGAGCCAGAAGCT AAACTTTATTGTTACGGGCTTACAGGACATAGATAAATGCAGACAGCAGCTGCACGATATCACGGTGCCTCTGGAGGTTTTTGA ATACATTGATCAAGGTCGGAATCCCCAGCTCTACACCAAAGAATGCCTGGAGAGGGCTCTAGCTAAAAACGAGCAAGTCAAAGGCAAGATCGACACAATGAAG AAATTTAAAAGCCTCCTGATTCAGGAACTTTCTAAAGTGTTTCCAGAAGACATGGCCAAGTATCGGAGCATTCGGGGGGAAGATCACCCACCGTCCTAA